Genomic window (Paenibacillus sp. 37):
ATTATGGGCGCAAAAAGAACAAATCAGCCGGTCGGCAGCGGAGCCTGGAGATCAGGGCTGCGTTCACTATAAAATCAAACGGAAGTCACGTCCCGCTGCCGGCATGCTGATGTCAATTCTCTATGCAGTTTGTCGGAATTCGGCTGCCAGTCAGGCCTCGGGTCGCCATCCATTTAATATGTCACCTCTCACATAAGGGTTTATAACACCTTGTTTAGTATACCGCTGGTACAAGGTGCTTTCAAGCGCAAAAATGTGTCTATTTCGCGCCCTGAGGCAGTGTATGACAACGGATGATGAACGGTTCCGATCTGGGAAGCAGACATCGAACTGCATCTTGACGTGAGGGCATTAATGTAATAAAGTAGACGGTGAACCATATTAAATTACAATCTAATACAGCGAAATCTTATCAAGAGTAGGTGGAGGGACTGGCCCGATGAAACCCGGCAACCGGCGGTATACCGCACGGTGCTAATTCTTGCAGCGACTAAGTGTCAAGTGGCACTGTTGTAACTGAGAGATGAGAGAGGCGCATATCTATTTTACATATGACCTTTCTCGAAATCCGAGGAAGGTCTTTGTCATATGCCCCGACTTCTCAGCAGTGATTTTCGCTAAGGAACTTGAGGTTGTTTGTAACGTTGGATGAAAGAACAATTCAATGTTTTTACAAGCTCAAGGCAGTCTATAACTGTATTGATGTGAAGACATCAAGCCAGGGGTGGCTGCATCTATCTATGCACAAGGAGGAGTTAGATTTACTATGCCAATCAAAATACCTGATACTCTACCAGCAAAAGAAGTACTTGAAGGAGAGAATATCTTCGTCATGGATGAAACTTCTGCATATCAGCAGGATATTCGTCCACTCCGTATCGCTATATTAAACCTGATGCCCACAAAGGAAACGACCGAAACACAATTGCTTCGTCTGGTGGGAAACACGCCTATTCAGGTGGATGTCGTTCTCGTACATCCCAAATCCCATACGTCGAAGAATACGTCTCAGGAGTATTTGGATCTGTTCTATAAAACCTTCGATGAGATTGAGCACCGCCGTTTCGATGGAATGATTATTACGGGTGCCCCGGTGGAACAGATGGATTTCGAAGACGTGAACTATTGGAATGAAATCCAGGAGATCTTCGAATGGACCAAAACCAATGTGACTTCAACCCTCCACATATGTTGGGCTTCCCAGGCAGGTTTATACCATCATTTTGACGTACCCAAGGTTGCACTTGATGAAAAGTGTTTTGGCGTTTTCCCACATACCATTAATAAACCACATGTTCCGTTGTTGCGTGGATTCGATGAAGTATTCAACGTTCCACATTCCCGTCATACGGAAGTGAGACGCGAAGATATTGAAAAGAATGAGAATTTAGAGATTTTGGCTGAATCCGAGGAAGCGGGGATCTTCCTGGTTGCTACCAAAGACGGCAAACAGATTTTTGCCACAGGACATGCCGAGTATGACCCGTTCTCATTAAAGTGGGAGTATGACCGGGATGCAGCCAAAGGGTTGGATATCGCATTGCCTAGACATTATTATCCGAATGACGACCCTTCCCGTGTGCCACCGGCTACTTGGCGCGCTCATGCCAACTTATTATTCTCTAACTGGCTCAATTACTATGTGTATCAAGAAACACCTTATGATATTGGTCCGCAAATCTAATCGAGATTACAGGAGGATGCAGCAATGGAAGACAACAACAAGTTGAAAATCGAAAGCCGCTTAGCACAAATTGGGTCCATCAATGAACCGGTAACAGGCGCCATTAACTTTCCGATCTATCAATCCACTGCGTTTCGCCACCCGAAGCTTGGACAAAGCACGGGGTTTGATTATATTCGTACGACTAATCCAACCCGTAAAGTATTGGAAGAAGCCGCTGCAGCGCTGGAGTCCGGTGATGCAGGGTTTGCCTGTAGCTCGGGAATGGCCGCGCTGCAAACGATTTTTGCCATGTTTGGTCAAGGGGATCATCTGATTGTATCGCTGGATCTGTATGGTGGAACCTATCGTCTGCTGGAACGTATTCTGTCCCGTTTCGGCGTAACTGCAAGTTATGTGGACACGAATGACCTTGCAGCACTGGAGAAGGTTCGTCAGCCGAATACCAAAGCGGTATTTATTGAGACACCAACCAATCCACTGATGATGATCACCGATGTGGAAGCCGTTGCTTCCTGGGCGAAAAGTTACAACCTGTTGACCATTGTTGACAACACGTTGTTGACTCCATTTTTCCAACGTCCGATTGAACTGGGTGCCGATATCATCATTCATAGCGCTACCAAATATCTGGGTGGACACAATGATGTGCTCGCTGGACTAATTATTACCAAAGGTGAAGCGTTATCTGCAGAGATGGCGTTCTTGCATAATTCCATTGGAGCGGTATTGTCTCCAAGTGACTCCTACCAGTTGATGAAAGGGATGAAAACGCTGGCTCTTCGCATGGAGCGTCATGAGCACAATGCACTTACTATTGCTAAATACTTGCTTGAGCACCCAGCGGTGGTTGAAGTGTATCATCCAGGCCTATCCGATCATCCGGGGTATGAAATACAGAATAAACAATCCACCGGTAACACAGGTATCTTCTCTTTCAAAGTGAAGGATGCACGTTATGTTGAACCGTTGCTGCGTCATATCAAACTCATTGCTTTTGCCGAAAGTCTCGGCGGAGTTGAATCACTCATGACTTATCCCGCAGTACAGACTCATGCAGATATTCCGCTTGAAATTCGTGAAGCCGTAGGTGTGGATGACCGTCTGCTCCGGTTCTCCGTAGGCATTGAACATGCAGATGATCTGATTGCAGATCTCGGCAATGCTCTGACAGTTGCACAACAGGAAGTGGAAGGAGGCGTGCACTCATGAGTGAGTCCAACAACAAACCCAATTCCGAGTTAAAATTTGATACCAAGTTGCTCCATTTTGGCGATGAAATTGACAAAACGACTGGAGCATCGAGTGTACCGATCTACCAAGCATCAACATTCCATCATTTTGATATCTTCAATCCGCCTCAACATGATTACAGTCGTTCGGGTAATCCGACACGTCAGGCTTTGGAAGATTACATCACATTGCTGGAGGGCGGGGCACGAGGTTTTGCCTATTCTTCAGGGATGGCTGCGATCTCAAGCGTGTTCATGATGTTCTCCGCAGGGGACCACATGATTGTAACGGAAGATGTATATGGAGGTACGTATCGTTTGCTTACTTCCATATTAAGCCGTATGCAGATCGAGACAACCTTTGTAGACATGACCAATATAGATGAAGTAAAAGCGGCACTCAAACCAAACACCAAGGCAGTTTATATGGAGACACCGTCCAACCCTACACTGCGAATTACGGATATCGCTGCTGTAACTGACTGGTCGAAGGAACATGACCTGATCACGATTCTGGACAACACCTTTATGACACCGTACTATCAGCGTCCAATTGAGCTTGGTGTGGACATCGTCGTACATAGTGCTACGAAGTTTCTCGGAGGTCACAGTGATGTACTGGCAGGGTTAGCGGTTGCTCGCACGGAATCACTTGGTGTACAACTGAAACAGTTGCAAAATGGACTTGGAACTGTACTCGGGGCACAAGAATCCTGGCTTCTGATGCGCGGTATGAAAACCTTAGGGGCTCGCATGGCTCATAGTGAACGGAGCACAGCCAAACTGGCGGCATGGCTTAATCAGCGCAGTGATATTACCGCTGTCTTTTATCCTGGACTGGAGGATCATCCGGGCCGTGAGGCACATGAGCGCCAGTCCACAGGATATGGAGCTGTCGTTTCATTTGACGTCGGTTCAGGCGATCGTGCAAAAGCAGTTCTTAACCGGGTGAAGCTCCCCATTGTTGCAGTAAGCCTGGGAGCTGTGGAGAGTATTCTTTCCTACCCAGCGATGATGTCTCATGCGGCAATGCCGGCTGACGTTCGCCGTGACCGTGGCATTACAGATGGGTTGCTGCGCTTCTCGGTAGGTCTGGAAGATATCGAAGATCTGATTGTAGATTTGGAACAAGCACTTCAGGAATCCTAACAAAAGTGGATGCCCGAATACGCCGATGCGTATCACTTAATCTCGAACTAATTCTTTTCCATATGTAAAAATTTTTACTTATTTTTAAAGCACCTGTACATAAGGTGCTTTTTTTCACATGTAACCTGTGTTACGATATGTGGAGTACAGAAATACGATGTTGCCACCAGAACTTGCTTCTCTTGAACAAGTTGGGACGGATCGTTATATAATTTCTCTTCATGAGGGAGGCTTTTTTACGATGAGTACGGTAGACCGTATCTTAGATAAAGCCCTTCGGGGCGAACGTTTGGACTTGGAAGACACGATTCAGCTATTTGAATCCAATGAAGTGGACAAAATCGGGGCAGCTGCTAATGTCATTATGAAACGCATGCACCCTGAACCATACAGAACATTTGTAATTGGGCGTAACGTCAACTACACAAACGTGTGTGATGTGTACTGCCGTTTTTGTGCTTTCTACCGCAGACCTGGTTCGGATGAAGGTTATGTGCTTCCGGACGAAGTGATTTTCCAGAAGATTCAGGAAACTGAAGATGTGAATGGTACCGAAATTTTGATGCAAGGTGGAACGAATCCAAACTTGCCTTTCAGCTATTATACAGACCTGTTGAAAGCCATCAAAGAGCGTTTCCCAAACATCACGATGCACTCTTTCTCCCCAGCGGAGATTATGAAAATGGTTGAAGTATCCGATGGCCTTACATTGGAAGAAGTTGTTCGTGCCATTCACGAAGCTGGACTGGATTCCTTGCCTGGCGGCGGCGCTGAAATTCTGGATGACCGCACACGTCGGAAGATCAGCCGTTTGAAAGGTTCTTGGCGGGATTGGATGGACGTTATGCAAACTGCACACCGCATCGGTATGAACACCACGGCAACGATGGTTATCGGACTTGGTGAATCGATGGAAGAGCGTGCATTACACTTGCTCCGTGTACGTGAGGCTCAGGATGAATGTATTGCGAACAAGTATGACTCCGAAGGTTTCTTGGCATTCATTCCTTGGACTTTCCAGCCAGACAATACCAACCTTAAGCTGGAGCGTCAGACTCCGGAAGAGTACTTGAAGACTGTAGCTATTAGCCGACTGGTGCTGGATAATATCAAGAACATGCAATCCTCTTGGGTAACGATGGGTCCTGAGATCGGTAAGAAGTCGCTTGAATTTGGCTGTAATGACTTCGGTAGCACGATGATTGAAGAGAACGTTGTATCTGCTGCTGGTGCAACTTACAAAGTTAACATCGAATCGATTCTGCGTTTAATTCGGGAGTCCGGTTATATCCCGGCACAACGTAATACCCGATATGACATCGTGCGTATGTTCGATGAAGAGAATGCCGTACATGAAGATTTCGTAATGCAGAACTAATCCTGATTATTTGAATACTACTCCCATAAATGCTGATCGTTAGATAAGTATTTATGAAGCCAAGCCCGCTGACTACTCCGTTTGGAGAGACGGCGGGCTTTTTGATTTCTTTCTGCGGTTCGAGGTCATCAAACAGTACATGTTACGCAATTGGCGATATTTTATATTGAAATTGAACTGTTACAATGAAAGGGAACTTGTGTAGTCAGACACGCTGGAAGGGGTTAAACCGATGAAGAGAAGAATACTTGGCAAGACGGAACTGGACGTACCTGTATTGAGCTTTGGAGCATCCTCACTCGGTTCTGTATTTCGTGACATTGACCGGGACGAAGGGATTCGCACTGTACATGCGGCCGTAGATGCAGGGATGAATTACATAGACGTTTCGCCTTACTACGGGCTGACAAAGGCGGAGACAGTGTTGGGTGAGGCCATTCGCAGCTTGCCGCGCAGTTCATATATGTTATCAACCAAAGCCGGACGGTATGGGGAAAATGAGTTTGATTTCTCACGTCAGCGAATTCTGAATAGTGTGCAAGAGAGCCTGGATCGACTGCATACAGACTATATCGACATTCTGTTCCTGCATGATATTGAATTTGTGCCAGCAGAGATTATTATCGAAGTAGCTTTTCCAACGTTGCTGCGTCTGAAAGAGCAGGGAGTTATACGACATGCGGGCATTTGTGGATTACCCTTACCGTTGTTCGAGAAGGTTCTGCCACAGATCGATGCAGATGCGATCATCTCGTATTGTCATTATTCATTGAATGATACCTCATTATTATCGTTATTGCCCCTGTTGGAAAAAAAAGAAATTGGCCTCGTCAATGCTTCACCTCTTTCTATGGGCTTGTTGAGTACCCGAGGGGCTCCTGCCTGGCATCCGGCAGATGATCGGGTGAAACAGCTCTGCTTGAAGGCTGCCCGCTTCTGTGCAGAACAAGGCAGTGACATTGCCAAGCTGGCCGTGCAATTCTCTACGTCGAATGAACGAATTCCAACAACACTGGTGAGCAGTGCCAGCCAGCGCAATATCCTCAATAATGCAGCCTGGGTAGAGGAACCGATCGATCAGAGCTTGCTGGATGAAGTGCTGCGCATTCTGGCCCCATTGCATAACGAGACGTGGTCAAGCGGACGACCTGAATATAATACGAAGCCAAGCAACACGTCAGCAGAAGCATCCAAGGGGGAACAACGATGAGAGCCATTGTATGTGAAGAAATAGATCAATTGAAACTCCAGGACCTGCCTCAACCGGAACGAGCAGAAGGAGAGGCGTTGGTTGCCATTCGGCGGATTGGGATCTGTGGAACGGATCTGCATGCGTACAAAGGCAACCAACCTTTCTTTACCTATCCTCGTGTTCTGGGTCATGAACTGGCGGCTGTTATTGAAGAAATCGGTCCGAACGAGGCAGGATTAAAGCCTGGGGATCAGGTAAGTATTATTCCGTATCTGCACTGCGGGCACTGTATTGCATGTCGCAGTGGAAAAACCAATTGTTGTGCGTCCATGCAAGTCATGGGTGTGCACGTAGACGGAGGCATGAGAGAAAAAATCAGTGTTCCTGTCTCACATCTGCTCTCAGCAGAAGGTTTGACGCTGGATGAAACGGCAATGGTAGAACCATT
Coding sequences:
- the metA gene encoding homoserine O-succinyltransferase — protein: MPIKIPDTLPAKEVLEGENIFVMDETSAYQQDIRPLRIAILNLMPTKETTETQLLRLVGNTPIQVDVVLVHPKSHTSKNTSQEYLDLFYKTFDEIEHRRFDGMIITGAPVEQMDFEDVNYWNEIQEIFEWTKTNVTSTLHICWASQAGLYHHFDVPKVALDEKCFGVFPHTINKPHVPLLRGFDEVFNVPHSRHTEVRREDIEKNENLEILAESEEAGIFLVATKDGKQIFATGHAEYDPFSLKWEYDRDAAKGLDIALPRHYYPNDDPSRVPPATWRAHANLLFSNWLNYYVYQETPYDIGPQI
- a CDS encoding PLP-dependent transferase, yielding MEDNNKLKIESRLAQIGSINEPVTGAINFPIYQSTAFRHPKLGQSTGFDYIRTTNPTRKVLEEAAAALESGDAGFACSSGMAALQTIFAMFGQGDHLIVSLDLYGGTYRLLERILSRFGVTASYVDTNDLAALEKVRQPNTKAVFIETPTNPLMMITDVEAVASWAKSYNLLTIVDNTLLTPFFQRPIELGADIIIHSATKYLGGHNDVLAGLIITKGEALSAEMAFLHNSIGAVLSPSDSYQLMKGMKTLALRMERHEHNALTIAKYLLEHPAVVEVYHPGLSDHPGYEIQNKQSTGNTGIFSFKVKDARYVEPLLRHIKLIAFAESLGGVESLMTYPAVQTHADIPLEIREAVGVDDRLLRFSVGIEHADDLIADLGNALTVAQQEVEGGVHS
- a CDS encoding trans-sulfuration enzyme family protein, coding for MSESNNKPNSELKFDTKLLHFGDEIDKTTGASSVPIYQASTFHHFDIFNPPQHDYSRSGNPTRQALEDYITLLEGGARGFAYSSGMAAISSVFMMFSAGDHMIVTEDVYGGTYRLLTSILSRMQIETTFVDMTNIDEVKAALKPNTKAVYMETPSNPTLRITDIAAVTDWSKEHDLITILDNTFMTPYYQRPIELGVDIVVHSATKFLGGHSDVLAGLAVARTESLGVQLKQLQNGLGTVLGAQESWLLMRGMKTLGARMAHSERSTAKLAAWLNQRSDITAVFYPGLEDHPGREAHERQSTGYGAVVSFDVGSGDRAKAVLNRVKLPIVAVSLGAVESILSYPAMMSHAAMPADVRRDRGITDGLLRFSVGLEDIEDLIVDLEQALQES
- the mqnC gene encoding cyclic dehypoxanthinyl futalosine synthase, encoding MSTVDRILDKALRGERLDLEDTIQLFESNEVDKIGAAANVIMKRMHPEPYRTFVIGRNVNYTNVCDVYCRFCAFYRRPGSDEGYVLPDEVIFQKIQETEDVNGTEILMQGGTNPNLPFSYYTDLLKAIKERFPNITMHSFSPAEIMKMVEVSDGLTLEEVVRAIHEAGLDSLPGGGAEILDDRTRRKISRLKGSWRDWMDVMQTAHRIGMNTTATMVIGLGESMEERALHLLRVREAQDECIANKYDSEGFLAFIPWTFQPDNTNLKLERQTPEEYLKTVAISRLVLDNIKNMQSSWVTMGPEIGKKSLEFGCNDFGSTMIEENVVSAAGATYKVNIESILRLIRESGYIPAQRNTRYDIVRMFDEENAVHEDFVMQN
- a CDS encoding aldo/keto reductase, yielding MKRRILGKTELDVPVLSFGASSLGSVFRDIDRDEGIRTVHAAVDAGMNYIDVSPYYGLTKAETVLGEAIRSLPRSSYMLSTKAGRYGENEFDFSRQRILNSVQESLDRLHTDYIDILFLHDIEFVPAEIIIEVAFPTLLRLKEQGVIRHAGICGLPLPLFEKVLPQIDADAIISYCHYSLNDTSLLSLLPLLEKKEIGLVNASPLSMGLLSTRGAPAWHPADDRVKQLCLKAARFCAEQGSDIAKLAVQFSTSNERIPTTLVSSASQRNILNNAAWVEEPIDQSLLDEVLRILAPLHNETWSSGRPEYNTKPSNTSAEASKGEQR